A segment of the Marinomonas posidonica IVIA-Po-181 genome:
CGATTTTGGATTATGAATACGATGGCGTGGCGGAATATAAAGACGAATACGATGCGCTCCGTCCAGGTTTCAGTGAATCCTTTAGCCCAAGATTGCCGCAAGGCTTGAACCTTGGGGCGCAATTATTTTGGCAGCAAAAGTGCTTTACGGACGCGTTTTCTAAGGTCGATTCGTTGCTTTTGTATCCGCAGTATTGGGGATACAAACTGAGCGGAAACAAAGCGGCTGAGGTGACATCGCTTGGTTGTCATACGGACCTTTGGAATCCGACGAGTTGCCAATTTTCGTCTTTTTGTGAACAGCAAACATGGGCGGACTACTTTCCTGACGTGATGGAGTCTGGGGCGAAACTGGGCACTATTTTGCCAGATCTAGCGAAAGAAATCGGCTTGCCAGCGAGTTGCGTTATTTTCAATGGTATACACGATTCCAACGCGTCCTTAGTGCCTTATATCGGGCAACCTATGGAGAAACTCACCGTGGTGTCGAGTGGAACATGGACGGTCATTGCCACCATTAATGGCAGTTTAGATTCTTTGCAAGAAAGCAAAGACATGCTTGCTAACGTGGATGCTCTAGGTCGCGCTACGCCAACGATTCGTTTCATGGGAGGGCGTGAATGGGAGCTATTGCGCAGTGACAGCAAAGCCGCTTTGAGCGACGTGAGTTTTATCCTTGAACACGGTATTTTGGCACTGCCTGCTTTTTCCAAAGGTGGCGGACCCTTCGCTCATTGTGAAGGTCGCATTATTGACCGTGGTATGGAGCTATCTGCCGCTCAACAATCGGCCTTAGCGGATGTGTACGTGGCCTTGATGACGGATTATTGTTTGAACCTAATGGACACTAGCTATACTGTGATTGTTGAAGGTGCGTTCAGTAACAACATTAATTTTCTAACTTTGCTTGCCTGTATGCGCAGCCAAAATGAAATCTATGCTTCCCGAGATGTTACAGGCACGTCTGGCGGCGCGGCCTTGCTATCCAACAAAAGTTTAAAGCTAAAAGGTCGCCTTAGCCTCGCCTTGTGCGATGCACAAATCAAACCATTGTTGAACTTGTATCGCCAGCAATGGCGAGATCTGGTGGGGGAGTTGTCGCTTTAATGAAAAGCAACAATTTCCCTAAAACTCGGACACGCGGCTTGTGTTATCTAAAACCGAAAGCGCTAAGACTGAAAGCACAAAATTATCTCTTGTCAGTTGATCTATCGAAGTTTTGCTCATCAGTTTCATGTCACGCTCAAGTTCGGCTTTCATTAAGCAAACCTATGAATCGAAACAGGCGTACTTTTGAGTAAGTTTAGCTGGACGTTTTGGGAACTTGGTTTACGGAATAATAACCTCGACACCTTTGAACTCTTTTCTGATGCATGTTTTCAGGGTTTGCTTAGTATGGTCATCACCATGAACTATGTGAATACGCTTTGGTTGGCTGCGCATGCGGCGGATGAAGTTCAACAAATCTTCTTGTCCAGCATGGGCGGAGTAGCCGCTAATCTGTTGTACTTGCGTTTTAATTGCAAAGCGTTCACCGTCTAACATCACATAGCCATCTTCTTTATTGTGGTAAGTTAATATCTCTCGGCCAGGCGTGCCTGCGGCTTGGTAGCCAACAAGCACAATGTCATTACGTTCATCACCGATCAGTGCCTTGATGTAATTCACAATACGGCCACTGGCACACATTCCTGATGCCGCAATAACAATGGCGGGCCGGCTTTGACGTTTAAGATAATCTACTGTTTGCAAGTGAGTTTCGTGATCATCAATGGTGGTAACCTGCTCAAAATCCAGAGGATGACGACCTTCAGCGATGCGACTTTGCGCTTCTTCATCCCAATAGGGTGCTAATGATTGATAAACCTGAGTGAAGCGATTGGCGAGCGGGGAGTCGATAATAATGTCTAGATCTTGCCAGTCGAGTTGGACGCCGGAATCGGTGTGACTGATTGGCTTCTGGCGATTTTTGTGGATGATGGATTCCAATTCGTAGAGTAACTCTTGTGTGCGGCCAATGCTAAAGGCGGGAATCAACACGGTGCCAGAGTCGCTTAAAGCTCTCTCTAGGCTGTGTTGTAATCGATCGATACGGCTTGATCTGTCCTCATGGTTGCGATCGCCATAGGTGCTTTCGATCACCAGTTGGTCAGCCTTATGTGGGGATTTGGGTGCTGGTAATAAAGGCGAATGAGGCGCACCCAGATCGCCAGAAAACACTACGTCATGATAAGGCTTGTTTTGCAATTTGATGGCCTCATTAGACACTCTAAAAGAGGCATAAGCCGAGCCCAGAATATGACCCGCGCGTGAAAGACGAAGTTGGACTTTCGTCTCTGTTTGCATGGGGATTTTCACCCACTCTTGATAATCCAAAGGGACGATTTGCTCGTGGATGCGGTCTAAGCAAGCATTGATAATGCTCTTGTTGCGCGTCACACCGACTTTTAACGCATCCTCGATGACCAAAGGCAATAAAGTTGCGCTGGGTTTAGAACAATAAATTGGTCCAGTAAAACCCGCTGCCAGCAGATAAGGAATCCGACCCACATGATCAACATGAACATGAGTGATGACTAAAGCTTGTACTGCTGAAAGATCAAAATCTATTTCCAGATGATCTGCAGACGCCTCAATATTAAAGGTCTCAGTCCCTTGAAATAAAACACGATCGATCAAAATAGACTGTTGATCATCGACAAACGGCTCATGACAAGAGCCTGTCACCCCGCGTACTGCTCCATGGTGTTATAAGCATCCCTGTACTGCATAAATAGTTTAAAGGACTAAACCAAAGATGGAGGGGAGCCAAGTGGGATATTTTGCAAAAACAGTTTGTTAGCATTAAGTAATTTAGTGATCTATCAATGGAATGTACACATCCATTTGAGATGACCCTGATGAAAGTAGCTGTAGCTGTAGCTGTAGCTGTAAAAGTGATATTCCTCTTTGCATAAATTTACACATTGTTTTAGCATTGTTCATCGTATGAACGTTGTATGTAATTATGTCTTTTTCTCGTGATTTGCTTAACATCCAAATAAGGGGTGCTTTGTGTCAATAGATGAGTATCGCTTAAAAATTTTAAAAGAACTTGAGCAAGATCCAGATATCAGTCAACGAGAGCTTGCTAAGCGTTTAGGTATTAGCTTAGGTAAAACAAACTTTTGCTTAAAAGCCCTAATAGAAAAAGGCTCGATAAAAGTAGACAACTTTAAAAACAGCGCAAACAAAACCAGTTACCTATACCTACTTACCCCAAAAGGGCTAGAAGAAAAAATAATTTTAACGCAACGCTTTTTACAAAGAAAAATTGTCGAATACGAGGCCTTGGAACAAGAAATAGAACAATTGCGCAAAGAAGTAAAAACATAGCTCGTAGGCCCGATGAATCGAGGAATGAATATGTAATCCGGAGTTGAAGGATGAACACATAAACGACACATTATCTGACAATCAGAAAGTTGTAATGATTAAAATATAGTTTGCTAATTGAATTGAAATATTAAATTAAAATGGAAACAAAATAATGAAGAAAAAAGCGCTTATCACCGGCGTAACCGGTCAAGACGGTTCTTACCTAGCCGAATTCTTGTTAGCAAAAGGTTACGAAGTGCATGGTATTAAACGTCGTGCGTCTTCTTTTAACACTCAGCGTGTGGATCACATTTATCAAGATCCGCATGTAGATAATGCGAGCTTTATTCTTCATTACGGCGATTTGACGGACTCTTCTAATTTGACGCGTATTCTGCAAGAAGTGAAGCCTGATGAAGTGTACAACTTAGGTGCTC
Coding sequences within it:
- a CDS encoding L-rhamnose mutarotase, coding for MRYASVMYLHKGCEAEYKRHHDTLWPELAEHLKRHGIHNYYIHLDDANSDQNGSRLYATFDADDLDAEALADHPVMQRWWEYMADIMETKTSSFEPVADALQEVFRFNVLQPDKTRVVAVLDIGKTNIKICLMDGQTGTLLQIEKRVNEVLDKPPYPHVDVESIWQWIKNTLAMLAQRYFISSIAITTHGATIACMQGDKLALPILDYEYDGVAEYKDEYDALRPGFSESFSPRLPQGLNLGAQLFWQQKCFTDAFSKVDSLLLYPQYWGYKLSGNKAAEVTSLGCHTDLWNPTSCQFSSFCEQQTWADYFPDVMESGAKLGTILPDLAKEIGLPASCVIFNGIHDSNASLVPYIGQPMEKLTVVSSGTWTVIATINGSLDSLQESKDMLANVDALGRATPTIRFMGGREWELLRSDSKAALSDVSFILEHGILALPAFSKGGGPFAHCEGRIIDRGMELSAAQQSALADVYVALMTDYCLNLMDTSYTVIVEGAFSNNINFLTLLACMRSQNEIYASRDVTGTSGGAALLSNKSLKLKGRLSLALCDAQIKPLLNLYRQQWRDLVGELSL
- a CDS encoding MBL fold metallo-hydrolase RNA specificity domain-containing protein, which produces MTGSCHEPFVDDQQSILIDRVLFQGTETFNIEASADHLEIDFDLSAVQALVITHVHVDHVGRIPYLLAAGFTGPIYCSKPSATLLPLVIEDALKVGVTRNKSIINACLDRIHEQIVPLDYQEWVKIPMQTETKVQLRLSRAGHILGSAYASFRVSNEAIKLQNKPYHDVVFSGDLGAPHSPLLPAPKSPHKADQLVIESTYGDRNHEDRSSRIDRLQHSLERALSDSGTVLIPAFSIGRTQELLYELESIIHKNRQKPISHTDSGVQLDWQDLDIIIDSPLANRFTQVYQSLAPYWDEEAQSRIAEGRHPLDFEQVTTIDDHETHLQTVDYLKRQSRPAIVIAASGMCASGRIVNYIKALIGDERNDIVLVGYQAAGTPGREILTYHNKEDGYVMLDGERFAIKTQVQQISGYSAHAGQEDLLNFIRRMRSQPKRIHIVHGDDHTKQTLKTCIRKEFKGVEVIIP
- a CDS encoding MarR family EPS-associated transcriptional regulator, giving the protein MSIDEYRLKILKELEQDPDISQRELAKRLGISLGKTNFCLKALIEKGSIKVDNFKNSANKTSYLYLLTPKGLEEKIILTQRFLQRKIVEYEALEQEIEQLRKEVKT